In the genome of Mycolicibacterium rufum, the window TGGATCAGCAGGCCCACAGCACCAAAGGCCTCGGCGTCGACCTCGGCGCCGACGATGCCTCGATGTACGAGGTGCTGCACCCGGACAGGGCAATGCGGGTTCCGCTGCCAACTGTCATCAGGCCGAGCGAGTTCGGCATCGACGTCGCGCCCGGCCATCTCGCGCTCAAGGAGCTGGAGCGCACAGGGCTCGGTTCAGGCGGTCAGCTGCGGCTAGCCCGCCAGCTCGACGACCTCGAGGGCTATGACTTCGTGCTGATGGACTGCCCGCCGGCCTTAGGGGAGTTGACGACGGCGGCACTGGCGGCTGCCGATTACGTCTTGGCGGTCCTCAAGGCCGGCCCCGACGAAATCGACGGCCTGGTCGAGTTGGGCAACGCCGTTCTCGATGTCCAAGAGACGCTCAACCCTGACGTGGAAATCCGTTACGTGCTGCTAGCTGACTTCGACGGCAACCCGAAGGCCAGCAAGGACGTGCGCAGGCAGTTACGCACCGATTGGGGGGAGTGGTCCGCAGGCGGGGCGTACCTGGGTGAAATCCCGCATACCGTGCGGGTGGTGGAGGACAAGGGGAAGCGCATCCCGGTCCAGGTGCATGCCCCCACCTGTACGGCAGCAGTGGCATACCGAGAAATCGCCGAACGGATCGTGGCGAGGCGGCAAGCAGCATGAACGCCGCATCGAAACCCAGTGGCTTGGAGGTGGGCTCCACCAGGCCCTTGTCTCG includes:
- a CDS encoding ParA family protein, giving the protein MNVSAAGQCEIVAVALQKGGVGKTTTTINLGASLAAMGFRVLLIDMDQQAHSTKGLGVDLGADDASMYEVLHPDRAMRVPLPTVIRPSEFGIDVAPGHLALKELERTGLGSGGQLRLARQLDDLEGYDFVLMDCPPALGELTTAALAAADYVLAVLKAGPDEIDGLVELGNAVLDVQETLNPDVEIRYVLLADFDGNPKASKDVRRQLRTDWGEWSAGGAYLGEIPHTVRVVEDKGKRIPVQVHAPTCTAAVAYREIAERIVARRQAA